DNA from Rosa rugosa chromosome 6, drRosRugo1.1, whole genome shotgun sequence:
aaaaagaagattGTATGCTTTCCCAATttttattctcttaaaaaccACGCATGCAGTAAAATCTCGTGGAAATACTCTTAACTAGTTCTCTGATACTGAAATCTCAACTAAAGATGTAAATCATATTGAAAACCGTCTCAAAATCTCACTAAAATATCTCAAAATCTCATTTAAAAATATTCATATCGTAAAATAGGCGATGACTAGAGGAAACTGCTGACTAGTCATCTCATAGACTCATACCACCGGGAGGGTATTGCTGACCAGAgacgcatcggagggtactGCCAACTGGACAAGGAGGTGATagttagagggtactgccgactaaccatagatagttagagggtactgcagactaactacctcatgccatctggagactcagcaactgaccagatgacgcatcggaggaTACTGCTGACCGGAATATTTTGGAGGGTATTGCCGACCAAAATATTGTCTGGaaggtactgccgaccagactaTTAGCTGGAGGGTATTGCCTCTTAGGCAATGCATACATGCGCTAACATATTTACCTCCTCAAATACAAAACTCTGATAAATCATAATATTTCAATCTCTATTTAATCAACCTCGTAAATCATAAATAAATCTCAAAATCATAAATGTTCAAAAGTAGTACTACATgcataatttattttaaaatcaaatgtccactcacagtgaATTGATTGCAATAGCCGTCAAGCTTATCTTTCCCAAGTCAAGAGCTCGGAAATTCCTCCGTTCAGTCATTTTTCAATATTGAATCTTCGTTCTATCTCAAGTAGTCGCGCTCGGGTCCTAAGTGAAATAATTAAGTCCAATTAGTAACTTATTAACAAAGAAGAGCTTCTTGAGTAACCAAAACATTTATAAGTCACCAATCTATCCTCAACCGATTTCATGGTAACCATTATTCAAATAGTCTATTTGACGCtcatttgggatatggtgatccTGTCTCTTTCCATAATAAAATTTGGGTCAGCCGACTTAACCTTTACTTAGCATTTCTTTTCCTATATTCAGCCATTAATTCACAATAACCATTTCCGGATGATTTCCGGTAATTCCGGGATATGGTAGTATTAGAGTATTTCAATCGGTAAATTGTTTCGTCAACTtagtcggaaaaaaaaaaaaaaaaaaaaaattaatctaaCTTATCCAAATAAAATCCACCATTCCCATTATCAATTTCTTCTCAACATCAATTACAACAACATTCAGTTGCTTGTCAAAACCGATCCATTCAATATTTACCAACTCCTTAAATACTGGCCAACCATATATCACTTCTTAAGACATTTCCACAATAGTAACCAATTCAATACTTAACAACTTTGCATAAGCATAACACCACCAAAACTGTAGCTAAAACCATTCTAACAACAAACCAATAATATCATCAATTCAATAACCTGACCAAACCAATTACAACAGTTATAGGGTCACCGAACCTAAACTGATTCAACAGAACACATAGCCACTACTTCTTCATTTCCAATTTGCAATCCATTCATCACTGTTGCTCTCCACCACCATTAACCATTCAGGTTCCTAGCAAGAGAACACTATTAACAAACAACCCTCAATCCAAACACCTAACCAAAACGGAGTTCGTACAAAACCCATACCTCGATAATCTTTATTCAAAACTGAcccaaccttcttcttcttcttcttgtccgAAATTCCcaaaagggtctttctaaatgtacccagcaaatatctaagtatACCCAACAATTCTTTTACACCCAATAAATTTATAAAATATTAACTAATTTCCTGTAATACCCTTTTCTTTAGTTAAACCCAGCAAACTCGTACACCTATTCACAGCCAGATTCGCCGCTATGAGATGGACTTGGAGCCTAAACACCTCCCTATTCCACCCTTCTTCCGGATACTTGCAAGGCAATTTAGCCACGACGAGGTTCATCTTGTCGTAGATTTGGTACTCCGGCATTGGTATCTCCGGGCAAAACGGCACATCAGTCTCTTCCTCTTCATCAATCCATTCAGGAAATAAATCCTCCCATTTGAATAACTCTGAAACCCGGTCGAAATGAATCGGTATGACCTGTCCAAATCTCTTCCACTCTCTaacatcatcttcttccataTTCACCATCCCAATCTTAATCCCCTTTAATATTATTCCCTCCAAAAAGCTCGGTACCTCCATTTTAGTACTCGTATTCAACCCTTCATGCTGTGTGGCTATGTACTCTTCTTTTGTCTCCTTTACTACCTGCTTCATCATCTTAACGCCATCAACCACCTGTACAGATACAATGTCAACAAAATCATCGAATCATCGACGAAAATTAGGAAACATACAAGTACATTGTTAGCATCGATTGACGTATAATCGAAGTGGAGAatacataaaagagagggatcGTCTCACCTTACCGTTCTGATGGCAGTCGCGAAATGAGCACCTAATCAGAGATACTGCTGCGTTCTGGTAATAGATAGTGGCAGCCGGCTGGAGAAGAAGAGCAGCGTAAACAACAAAAAAGAGAGCAAGGAAAACCAGGTTGACTCGGATGACCAAAGCCTTCGAAGAAGCGATCTTCGACATCTTCTGGAAACCAAGTCCTTCAATCATCTTAACCTTCTGAGGTTATGATCGACTACGACTGATCGAATATATATCTAACTAAGTTTCTGCTTACGGCAAAACTCAATAAGCACTAGCCGATCATGGAGACTAGAACATTTGAGAAAGGATTAATTAATCTTAAGCTAGAACTCTGGTGGTACTTAATTAGAGAACTCAGACAGCGAAGGATTGGAGTAAACCTCAAACAAAGCAAAACCATAGATAAAAAGCTCCAAGTGTCGTTTCCTTGTTTTTGTACTTCCTTTCCTTCGCAGAAAACAAGCTGCGAGCTGACAAGCTTTGCTTCTTCCGCATAACAAGCTGGTAATACTTGTGGTTATAGACAATTTGTGTTTTTTGAATTCCATTTCTATCCTGGTTTGTCTGGGTTTAATTAAATATAGGGGTATTATAGGAAAATTGGCTGGGTGTGGTTAGagattttttaaattaattgggTGTAAACATTTTGCTGGGTgtatttagatatttgctgggtacatttagaaagacccttccCAAAATCTCACAACTCCACAAACCACATAATCCAATTTAATCTATCAACAATAGGTTAGGGTCCCCTGTCCAAATTGAATTAAGGACTTCAACCAAGGAGAAGCTACGAAATTACCTACTCGAGCATCCTGTACGGTGGCCCACCTGCCGGCGGCGGCGCGTGTGGAGCGTGCGGCGTCGCTGGACAGCGGCAGACTTCGGGACTTTGAGGGATGGTAGATTAGGAGGCGCTGAATCCATTTATGGTGGTCGTGCAACTCGGACGTGGCCGGAGATTTAAAAACGAAGAGCCACAGAGTAGACGTCTCCGGCGACGGCGGGTGCGGTGGTTTTCCAGCCTCGGTGGTCGATGAAACTTCTGGATTTTGAAGGTCGGATTGATCTGGGCACGATGATGATGGCGGTGTATTGAAAAGATGACCGGAAACCGACGAAGATCAAGGAGCAAGGTGGTGGAAACTGTGATGCTCACGTGCGGTGGCTGCAGGCGGTTTGTTTGGTGGCGGCGGTATCATGaagtggtggccggagatgatGTTTCCGGCGATGGTAGtgcgagaagagagagagagagaaggataaAGGCCCGTGCGGCCGAg
Protein-coding regions in this window:
- the LOC133716193 gene encoding UDP-glucuronate:xylan alpha-glucuronosyltransferase 2-like yields the protein MIEGLGFQKMSKIASSKALVIRVNLVFLALFFVVYAALLLQPAATIYYQNAAVSLIRCSFRDCHQNGKVVDGVKMMKQVVKETKEEYIATQHEGLNTSTKMEVPSFLEGIILKGIKIGMVNMEEDDVREWKRFGQVIPIHFDRVSELFKWEDLFPEWIDEEEETDVPFCPEIPMPEYQIYDKMNLVVAKLPCKYPEEGWNREVFRLQVHLIAANLAVNRCTSLLGLTKEKGITGN